The window CAAATTCTACGATCCTGCAAAATGTCGTAAAACTTTGATATAAAGTTTCGTGTTAGGAGAAATTGGCATTGTCCTTTGTGAAATGGCCGTTGCTGCGAGATACTAGACTCTAAACTACTTgtgattaaccatgcagtgtacgTTTCATGAAGAGAAAGGGGAGATTTGTTGTCTAGGCAACGTATACTTCATTATATACTTATACGAGGGAAggaaaatgtaaactttaacTGTATTGGCGATctactgaaaaaaaatgcagGGTTATTTTTAGAAAGCATTTTATAAATATAATCTACTACCGTGAAAACGTTCGAAAGAGGCCCCGGTCATTTGTTTCAACATCCCTCCACTGTGAAAGTTTAGAAGGCTGCAGAAAAAAAACCCTAATAAATTTAATGAATGCGCTCCGAATAAGTAAAGTGCGGAAATGAACATCCGTTTGATTTTTCAGATAACAAATGCGAAGCTATTTTTCATGTACATCGGACGTGGGGATGTACACTCGCAGACATGTTCGCGTGTATCTTGAATACGAAATCCTTTTCCACTACAAATGAAACTTTCACGAATAGGCATTTCAAGCAGACATATCGAGCTGTTCTTCTTTTGTACTCTCGAGCCGCAGATTGTGATGCCTCAGAGCTTTTACGGTTTTACATCGTACATTGGAGAAATTTCTAACACGCCGCGGGAATTGGTGAGGGTAGTATGCAGTATCATGTCCACTGCTGTAGTAAATCTAAATGTAACGAAACTTGTCTTTTTGATAGCGATACATGTATACGTCGTTAAATAATAATCATTAGAAAACGCATTCAAATATTATTTGCTTTGTATTCTTTCAGTATACGATTTACAGTGATTTCAAACAGTCAGCTTAGTAATTAATCTAAGGGTATTGCAATGATTTCTATATGTAAAGGAATGAGCACATTCTTGCATATATTTCACTAGAGGGCGGTATTGTACGTCGATTATCCTGGAAACTAATCTTGGTAATGCTGTCGGAAGTGTCTTTACTGAAGTCATGGCACATTCCGTGAAATTTAATGTGTTCATATTCAGAAATCTAACGCTTCGATGTCATTTTTTAAGTTAGAAGTATGAGTAAATATCTCTGATACATGTTGGTAATTTAGTATCATCGCCCTTGAAATATTCGAAGTTTAATAGCGTATAAAGGGTATTACGAGGCtgtcttcattttattttaatgaactGCGTCACTTGTGGCATTCACCGATAAAGTGCATTGCATATTCAGCTCTGGATAATGGTAGAATGTCAAACcagattttgtttttcagatgtCCGCGTCAGAAAGTTTCAACAGCACAAATTTTGCGTAGGTCACCGTTTTTTCACGCAATTCCTTGGTTGAGGTAATCGATGTTCATATATAATTATCATGCCATCATCGCAAAGTGAACCTCCCACGATTTCCGTCAACATGAGGAAAACTAGACGTTTTCACCCGGAAAATCTACCTCCTGTGCGTCATAAGCCCTCTAGAGGGCGATAGGCGATTACAGGCCGAGGTCGGCCATGGCTTGCTGGGCCATATGTAGTTCATACTGCTTCTGAATGGACTCGGCCCATCATCGTATTCGATTTGTAAGAAGATTACAAGCATACATCCGATGGTGCTGAGAACGTAGATGAAAAGAAGAATTCTGTCCACGACAAGCGCCACCTGTTTCCATTCACAGCTCGATTCGTCCTCCTTTTGTCTTTCTTCAAACATCTCCCTGAGAAGCTTCACCTCTTGAATAATTTCTCTCAAAAAGTATATGTTCTCTTCGATGAACGGCTTTGAATTGGCCGCTCCCCCAGGGCCCGAGGCTTGCATACTCTTCCGGAGCCTTGGCTTCGGAGAGTGGTTAGCAAGACGCCTCGCCTGTTGAAACCCGTTCACGCCGACCCGAAAGGACCCGTCGGAGGAGTCGGAGAAATCGATCATCGGGTGGAATTCGAGTTTCTTGCGAATTCTCGCCTGGTCACGTTTGTTTATTTTCCTATTATCGGTGTTGGCCGAGACCTGTCTGATCAGGACGAAGCGAGCGACTTTGCCGAGGACGAGACGCCGTAACCATGGCGGCACCGGTCGACTCTCAGGTCCTCGGTGATGGAGATTGAGAACAATCACCGACATCATAATTGACAGTGAAACCAAGAACATGACGGCTGCATAGTATTGACCTGACAGTGAGAAAGAGAGAAGAGAGAACGTTcttcaatgaaattcaaagatATGCAAAGCCAAGTTCAAAGCAGATTGAAGTTGATTCACAGGTAATGTTTACAACTTGGGGTTCACAAAGCCGGTGCTGTCATTCTTTTTCGTCGTTTTTGTCGTATttgtcgtcatcgtcatcatcgtcgtcgtcgtcatcatcatcatcataatcatcatgatcatgatcacgatcatcatcacaatcatcatcatcaacaacaacaacaacaacaacaacaacaacaacaacaacaacaacaacatcgtcatcatcatcatcatcacctctCAGTTCAACGTTCGTCGAAAGTTTGCCAAAGTAATTTTCATGAGTTGTAATACTTGGACTTCGGACATTCTTCCATGTCAAGTGCCTGCCTTATCAACAAGATAATGCATCTGttaaatataaatgtacagctTTCACCAAGAAACGAAGACAATGAAAGACAAATGGGGTCAGTGAAAGTTGGTAGGAGGACCAACATAAAACATTGCTAATTAGTGTAGCTTTGTCAGGTCTTACCTAATATAGGTACGTTGTTCTTCATAGGTGGGAGTGTTTCGGCTAACAGCAGCAAATACACCGTCAGAGACAGCAAGACAGTGATTCCTAGGCCAACTTTCTCTCCCGATTCGACCGGGAGGAAAAAACTCAAAATGGTGGACGCCGAGATGAGCGAGCAGGGCATGATGAGGTAGAAGACATAATAGGTGGGAAGTCGTTTCAGGTAGACGACATAAATGACTTTGGAGAAGTCTTCGTACGGGTAGTCCGGGTAGTAGCGTATGGATTCGTTCTCGTTCAAAGTGGTTAGTTCCCAGAGTTGC of the Ptychodera flava strain L36383 chromosome 20, AS_Pfla_20210202, whole genome shotgun sequence genome contains:
- the LOC139120415 gene encoding neuronal acetylcholine receptor subunit alpha-10-like, with the translated sequence MASLWLEIILNAALVIVYSTQDSFATMDHSRLRESLFRNQTYDKSVRPVYDPSTTTRLELQLFLAQVLNVDERLQTLKMNVWLTIRWTDEFLMWDPADYGGIENFKIDKEFIWMPDVWLYQNADNKYEDFTLNSQCVVRSNGQVLWAAPAIIKSHCKMDVWNFPFDKQSCNVTFGPWLHNASEIYVQGTGDQSFFEGDTEWQLWELTTLNENESIRYYPDYPYEDFSKVIYVVYLKRLPTYYVFYLIMPCSLISASTILSFFLPVESGEKVGLGITVLLSLTVYLLLLAETLPPMKNNVPILGQYYAAVMFLVSLSIMMSVIVLNLHHRGPESRPVPPWLRRLVLGKVARFVLIRQVSANTDNRKINKRDQARIRKKLEFHPMIDFSDSSDGSFRVGVNGFQQARRLANHSPKPRLRKSMQASGPGGAANSKPFIEENIYFLREIIQEVKLLREMFEERQKEDESSCEWKQVALVVDRILLFIYVLSTIGCMLVIFLQIEYDDGPSPFRSSMNYIWPSKPWPTSACNRLSPSRGLMTHRR